One Fibrobacter sp. UBA4297 DNA window includes the following coding sequences:
- a CDS encoding sodium-dependent transporter produces the protein MANNRESWGSKLGVILAVAGSAVGLGNFLRFPVQAATNGGGAFIIPYLIAFVFLGIPLAWIEWTLGRYAGYHNYGTSPSTYHVIFHKKKKWAKYLGSLGLLPPIFIIFYYGFIQSWILAFAFYSATGTLMDVVAQGPAKMTEFFSDYIMLKTCVGGIPVAIIFFLITFIANMIVLSFGVRKGIERANKICMPILLILGLVLVVRVLTLPGIGKGLAFMWNPDFSELASPKVWMAAAGQVFFTMSLGMAIIFCYASYLKPKEDLVLSSLTASATNGFAEVIIGGTVVIPMAVLIAGANIEECAKLGTFGLGFQTMPYVFGTLPFGGALQTVWFTMLFFAGITSAISIIQPLISFCEDDLKFTRKKSVTTVSTITFIGSLTAIFGLAAGTVDELDFWGGTYLIVFVGMIQAVLFSLVLGRRKAKEAQANGDLPAEVEFEPGENEAFATMNDGSLLKLPRFLRPIIMYVCPIYLIVLLVSFTLTDGLPFITLSNVDPNATVNFLGHTFPKIGFTWAFRGFLLILFLLLNLAIAYAWRKGGPAEKGRSKSIKKMEIGNSDENMEG, from the coding sequence ATGGCAAATAATCGTGAAAGCTGGGGTTCCAAACTCGGGGTTATCCTCGCAGTCGCTGGTTCTGCAGTCGGTCTTGGCAATTTTCTTCGATTCCCTGTGCAGGCGGCTACTAATGGCGGCGGCGCATTCATCATCCCCTACCTCATTGCATTTGTGTTCCTCGGAATTCCGCTCGCCTGGATTGAATGGACGCTCGGCCGTTACGCCGGCTACCACAATTACGGCACCTCCCCGAGTACCTACCACGTGATTTTCCACAAAAAGAAGAAGTGGGCAAAGTACCTGGGTTCACTCGGACTCCTCCCGCCGATTTTCATCATTTTCTATTATGGATTTATCCAGTCCTGGATTTTGGCATTTGCATTCTACTCCGCAACGGGCACGTTGATGGACGTTGTCGCGCAGGGTCCTGCAAAGATGACGGAATTCTTTAGCGACTACATCATGCTCAAGACTTGCGTCGGCGGCATCCCGGTCGCCATCATCTTCTTCCTCATTACATTTATCGCGAACATGATAGTGCTTTCGTTCGGCGTGCGCAAGGGCATTGAACGCGCGAACAAGATTTGCATGCCGATCCTTTTGATTTTAGGCCTTGTGCTTGTGGTCCGCGTGCTCACGCTCCCAGGCATTGGCAAGGGACTTGCCTTCATGTGGAACCCAGATTTCTCGGAACTCGCTAGTCCGAAGGTCTGGATGGCCGCAGCTGGCCAGGTGTTCTTCACGATGAGTCTCGGTATGGCCATCATCTTCTGCTACGCAAGCTACCTCAAGCCGAAAGAAGACCTCGTGCTTTCTTCGCTCACGGCAAGTGCTACGAACGGATTTGCCGAAGTGATTATTGGTGGTACGGTTGTAATCCCGATGGCTGTGCTTATCGCAGGCGCAAACATCGAAGAATGCGCGAAGCTCGGCACGTTTGGTCTTGGATTCCAGACGATGCCTTACGTTTTCGGAACGCTCCCGTTCGGTGGCGCGCTCCAGACCGTTTGGTTTACCATGCTATTCTTTGCAGGCATCACAAGCGCCATTTCCATCATCCAGCCGCTCATCAGCTTCTGCGAAGACGACCTCAAGTTTACGCGTAAAAAATCCGTCACGACGGTCAGTACGATTACCTTTATCGGTAGCCTTACCGCCATTTTCGGCCTCGCCGCAGGCACCGTCGATGAACTCGACTTCTGGGGCGGTACGTACCTCATCGTGTTCGTAGGCATGATCCAGGCTGTTCTCTTTAGCCTCGTGCTCGGACGCCGCAAGGCGAAAGAAGCCCAGGCCAATGGCGACCTCCCTGCCGAAGTGGAATTTGAACCGGGCGAAAACGAAGCCTTCGCAACAATGAACGACGGTTCGCTCCTCAAGCTCCCCCGCTTCTTGCGCCCCATCATCATGTATGTTTGCCCGATTTACCTGATTGTGCTTTTGGTTTCGTTCACGCTCACGGACGGTCTCCCGTTCATCACGCTCAGCAACGTGGACCCGAATGCAACGGTCAATTTCCTTGGCCACACATTCCCAAAAATCGGATTCACATGGGCATTCCGCGGATTCTTGCTCATACTGTTCTTGCTTTTAAACCTCGCCATCGCCTACGCCTGGCGCAAGGGCGGCCCTGCTGAAAAAGGCCGCAGCAAAAGCATCAAGAAGATGGAAATCGGAAACTCTGACGAAAACATGGAGGGCTAA
- a CDS encoding RidA family protein, translating into MSNIVSKFEELGLTLPACPAPVAAYVPATRFGDTIIVSGQLPSVKGDFSAFIGVVPNQISVEKAKEAAQICFLNNIAAALTQLKAGETLRLVQIQGFVQSANDFHDQPIVLNGASELAVQILGENGKHARTAVGVSTLPKNVAVEISCSFQAIKE; encoded by the coding sequence ATGAGCAATATTGTCTCTAAATTTGAAGAACTGGGGCTGACGCTCCCCGCCTGCCCCGCACCGGTTGCCGCTTATGTTCCGGCAACGCGCTTTGGCGATACGATTATTGTTTCTGGGCAGTTGCCGTCCGTGAAGGGAGACTTTTCTGCTTTTATAGGCGTTGTTCCGAACCAGATTTCTGTGGAAAAGGCCAAGGAAGCGGCACAGATTTGCTTCTTGAACAACATTGCCGCCGCCCTCACGCAGTTGAAAGCCGGCGAAACACTCCGCCTCGTTCAGATTCAGGGATTTGTGCAGTCTGCAAACGATTTCCATGACCAGCCGATTGTACTGAATGGCGCCAGCGAACTCGCCGTGCAGATTCTCGGTGAGAACGGCAAACACGCGCGTACGGCTGTCGGCGTTTCTACGCTCCCGAAGAACGTCGCTGTTGAAATCAGCTGCTCGTTCCAAGCGATTAAAGAATAG
- a CDS encoding GGDEF domain-containing protein has product MKNQKKPIHRSLILGSAVFITFMCLLLSIQAYLTYSQSLYKRYDDKLSNILNYAVNRIDMDDLYQNAITGQKTEKYNDVQQLLNGMVDDFELFYLYSLFVRNDSIYNICSATSKAERERGEEDMKLLELTDAYELSEIRKFAKAMTKDEISFFEEDSDWGAAYTACKPYVNSLGVHFGVICADISISDLHKTVNNYVMYNVLLTLGLGLLFALILFIWLRRNVTGPILELEKSARHFAEKSRGKKTPDELIFAAPDIHTHNEIESLSNAISQMSKDMRTYVQGLLEAEAIARSAKEQAEDMTNLAFTDSLTHVNSKVAYDKTKEALQEQIANNTATFAIVMIDVNNLKDVNDNFGHDCGDKYILGACRIFCNIYRQSPVYRVGGDEFVVILQNSDYKNREKLLKNIEREFQKTANNTKRKPYERYSVAYGMSEFKAGDNVDDVFKRADESMYAKKEELKGRQKKNA; this is encoded by the coding sequence ATGAAGAACCAGAAGAAACCTATTCATAGAAGCCTTATTCTAGGAAGCGCGGTCTTTATCACATTCATGTGCCTTTTGCTTTCTATCCAGGCTTACCTGACATACTCTCAGTCTCTTTACAAGCGTTACGATGACAAGCTCAGCAACATTCTGAACTATGCGGTCAACCGCATAGACATGGACGACCTTTACCAGAACGCCATAACGGGCCAAAAGACCGAAAAGTACAACGACGTGCAACAGTTGCTCAACGGCATGGTCGACGACTTCGAGCTGTTCTACCTCTACTCGCTTTTTGTGCGCAACGATTCCATATACAATATCTGCTCCGCCACAAGCAAGGCAGAACGTGAACGTGGCGAAGAAGACATGAAGTTATTGGAGCTGACCGACGCGTATGAACTTTCTGAAATTCGAAAATTCGCGAAGGCCATGACAAAGGATGAAATTTCATTCTTTGAAGAAGACTCCGACTGGGGGGCGGCCTACACGGCCTGCAAACCGTACGTCAACTCGCTTGGAGTGCATTTTGGCGTCATCTGCGCAGACATTTCCATTTCGGACCTCCACAAGACCGTCAACAATTACGTCATGTACAACGTTTTACTGACCCTCGGGCTTGGGCTCCTGTTTGCACTTATTTTGTTCATATGGTTACGCCGCAACGTGACGGGGCCGATTCTTGAACTTGAAAAGAGCGCCCGACATTTCGCCGAAAAGAGCCGTGGTAAAAAGACGCCCGACGAACTGATTTTCGCCGCTCCCGATATTCACACGCACAACGAAATCGAATCGCTTTCGAATGCAATCTCGCAGATGTCTAAGGACATGCGCACATACGTCCAGGGGCTTCTAGAAGCGGAGGCCATCGCACGGTCCGCAAAGGAACAGGCCGAAGACATGACCAACCTCGCATTCACGGATTCCCTGACCCATGTCAACAGCAAGGTCGCCTACGACAAAACGAAAGAAGCCTTGCAAGAACAAATTGCCAACAATACCGCAACATTTGCGATTGTGATGATCGATGTCAACAACCTTAAGGATGTCAACGACAACTTTGGTCACGATTGCGGAGACAAGTACATTTTGGGAGCTTGCCGCATTTTCTGCAACATCTACAGACAATCTCCCGTCTACAGAGTCGGAGGAGACGAATTCGTGGTCATTCTGCAAAACAGCGACTACAAGAACCGCGAAAAGCTTCTGAAAAATATCGAAAGGGAATTTCAAAAGACGGCAAACAATACCAAGCGCAAACCCTATGAACGCTACTCTGTCGCCTACGGCATGTCCGAATTCAAGGCTGGCGACAACGTTGACGACGTATTCAAGCGCGCAGACGAAAGCATGTACGCTAAGAAAGAGGAACTCAAAGGCAGGCAAAAAAAGAACGCCTAA
- a CDS encoding pentapeptide repeat-containing protein, giving the protein MNMKNVYKFGLCLLGALALNVSAQDFRGKELNTSFRDKRIDNYQFQKARAVKGVTDFQRSAGESPDFEGAILPEVSFRNAVISGANFEGANLKGATISGADIRSASFEGANLEGANLYRATLLDSKFPKANLKGARLDAMKVSDECDFSKADLTQASAMDMDLTRADFSKANLTNTNFSRSLMANSDLRKTTMEKTDFTACNLIAANFSSVKLNNVNFAKAGLSQADFDGAVFNNVNLQEADLSLTTFNDVDLSRTQLQKAKFAQSKVKNMTFTNQDLNGVIFDKGDVSKSTFDKAKLNKASFFDANVSKNVFNYAELMKAVFDGAYVFKDIFDNADLTKAVFSNSTIERSAFNNAQLSGANFSGAKLIKVTFINAKMEGVKIDADTKMEDVDFSGADLTGAKIEKFTAKKVIYNERTKFPSGFDPRAYGFKRPGEK; this is encoded by the coding sequence ATGAATATGAAGAACGTCTATAAATTTGGTCTCTGCCTCCTTGGTGCACTCGCGCTCAACGTGTCTGCACAGGACTTCAGAGGTAAAGAACTGAATACATCCTTCCGCGACAAGCGTATCGACAACTATCAGTTCCAGAAGGCAAGAGCTGTCAAGGGCGTTACGGACTTCCAGCGCTCTGCCGGTGAATCTCCGGACTTCGAAGGCGCAATCCTTCCCGAAGTCTCTTTCCGCAATGCCGTGATTAGCGGCGCCAACTTCGAAGGTGCAAACCTCAAGGGTGCAACGATTAGCGGCGCAGACATTCGTTCTGCAAGCTTCGAAGGTGCAAACCTCGAAGGCGCAAACCTCTACCGCGCAACGCTTCTCGATAGCAAATTCCCGAAGGCAAACCTCAAGGGCGCCCGTCTCGACGCCATGAAGGTTTCTGACGAATGCGATTTCAGCAAGGCCGACCTCACCCAGGCATCCGCTATGGATATGGACCTGACGCGCGCAGACTTCAGCAAGGCAAACCTCACCAACACGAACTTCTCCCGTTCCTTGATGGCTAACAGCGATCTCCGCAAGACCACCATGGAAAAGACGGACTTCACGGCTTGCAACCTCATCGCTGCAAACTTCTCCAGCGTAAAGCTCAACAACGTGAACTTCGCTAAGGCAGGTCTTTCTCAGGCAGACTTCGACGGTGCCGTTTTCAACAACGTGAACCTCCAGGAAGCAGACCTTTCCTTGACCACGTTCAACGACGTGGACCTCTCCAGGACCCAGCTCCAGAAGGCCAAGTTCGCTCAGTCCAAGGTCAAGAACATGACGTTCACCAACCAGGACTTGAACGGCGTTATCTTCGACAAGGGCGACGTTTCCAAGAGCACGTTCGACAAGGCTAAGCTCAACAAGGCATCCTTCTTCGATGCGAACGTGAGCAAGAACGTGTTCAACTACGCTGAACTCATGAAGGCCGTGTTCGACGGTGCCTACGTTTTCAAGGACATTTTCGACAACGCAGACCTCACCAAGGCTGTCTTCTCCAACTCCACCATCGAACGCTCCGCATTCAACAATGCTCAGCTCTCCGGTGCAAACTTCTCTGGTGCTAAGCTCATCAAGGTCACCTTCATCAACGCAAAGATGGAAGGGGTCAAGATTGACGCTGACACCAAGATGGAAGACGTGGACTTCTCTGGTGCAGACCTCACCGGTGCAAAGATCGAAAAGTTCACTGCCAAGAAGGTGATTTACAACGAAAGAACTAAGTTCCCCAGCGGTTTCGATCCACGTGCATACGGATTCAAGAGACCGGGCGAAAAATAA
- the radA gene encoding DNA repair protein RadA, whose protein sequence is MVAVNKSKKEIEYLCTECGNTTPKWAGKCPFCGAWSSLKEHVIERVAEGAGRVGRGLGGPVHKVVMLKDVATEDTRRLSTANSEFDRVLGGGFAPGSLVLIGGDPGIGKSTLVLTTLATMNAAGVKALYVSGEESACQVKLRSERLNVSGSDMMLLCETNLEKILEQAKEVKPQVLVIDSIQTVYKSDLAGTPGCATQLRECTLDLMVFAKNTGCITILIGHVTKDGQIAGPRILEHMVDTVVYFEGDRNHQYRLLRTIKNRFGATDEIGVFEMTSHGLNPVLNPSKVFLQEGVPPTPGSAVCCTMEGSRALLFETQALVNQTNFAVPQRVAAGIDPKRLTIILALLEKFGGVTIGASDVFASIAGGMKVNDASSDLALALAVASNHLGIPLSRQTIAIGELGLSGEVRGVSLLDQRLKEASRLGMTEAVVPASSKLSENMGSMKVVRVHSLSEAISWLMDKK, encoded by the coding sequence ATGGTAGCAGTAAATAAATCCAAGAAAGAAATTGAGTATCTCTGTACGGAATGTGGCAATACGACTCCGAAGTGGGCGGGCAAGTGCCCGTTTTGCGGGGCGTGGAGCTCTCTTAAGGAACATGTTATTGAACGGGTCGCGGAAGGTGCTGGGCGCGTGGGGCGTGGTCTTGGCGGTCCGGTTCATAAGGTTGTGATGCTGAAGGATGTCGCAACGGAAGATACGCGGCGTTTGAGCACGGCGAATTCGGAATTTGACCGTGTGCTTGGGGGCGGTTTTGCGCCGGGAAGCCTGGTGTTGATTGGCGGCGATCCGGGGATTGGTAAATCGACTCTCGTGCTGACGACACTTGCAACTATGAATGCGGCGGGAGTCAAGGCGCTGTATGTGAGTGGCGAAGAGAGCGCTTGTCAGGTGAAGCTCCGCAGCGAACGATTGAATGTCTCGGGGAGCGACATGATGCTCCTCTGCGAGACGAATCTCGAGAAAATTTTGGAGCAGGCAAAAGAGGTAAAGCCTCAGGTGCTTGTGATAGATTCTATCCAGACGGTTTACAAGAGCGACCTTGCGGGGACTCCCGGCTGTGCAACGCAGTTGCGCGAATGCACGCTGGACTTGATGGTGTTTGCCAAAAATACCGGCTGCATCACGATTCTGATTGGACATGTGACGAAGGACGGGCAGATTGCCGGTCCGCGAATCTTGGAGCACATGGTCGATACGGTCGTGTACTTCGAAGGCGACCGGAATCATCAGTACAGACTCTTGCGAACCATCAAGAATCGCTTTGGCGCTACCGACGAAATCGGCGTTTTCGAGATGACGAGCCACGGACTGAACCCTGTACTGAACCCTAGCAAGGTCTTTTTGCAAGAAGGCGTCCCGCCGACACCCGGGAGCGCCGTGTGCTGTACCATGGAAGGTTCAAGGGCGCTCCTGTTCGAAACGCAGGCCCTGGTGAACCAGACGAACTTTGCGGTTCCGCAACGGGTGGCGGCGGGCATTGACCCCAAGCGCCTGACGATCATCCTTGCGCTTTTGGAAAAGTTTGGCGGCGTGACTATTGGCGCCTCGGATGTATTTGCAAGCATTGCCGGCGGCATGAAGGTGAACGACGCCTCTTCGGACTTGGCGCTTGCGCTTGCCGTGGCGAGTAACCACCTGGGAATCCCGCTTTCGCGGCAGACGATTGCGATTGGCGAGCTAGGACTGTCTGGCGAGGTGCGCGGTGTAAGTCTCTTGGACCAGAGGCTTAAAGAAGCGAGTCGCTTGGGCATGACGGAAGCTGTTGTGCCCGCAAGTAGCAAACTCTCGGAGAATATGGGCTCTATGAAGGTTGTGCGGGTGCATTCATTGTCCGAAGCTATAAGCTGGCTTATGGATAAGAAGTAG
- a CDS encoding NAD(P)/FAD-dependent oxidoreductase codes for MTCFRSNSYKVVICGAGPAGLMAAFQLGKMTGSAGRILLLDKKEPWKEPIFCAEAVSTHRLNELWPIDESWVRGSLSGIYFTSPKGYKAEFYSKDCGQLLDRSKFHHAIADACVAAGVECHFDALIKSIEKAENGWNLNVQVGDETFAVSAEAVIDASGPGCRLTRGIPCLEGIESGDTDLEPGIFAVAEGIEHKRDHIDLFYGSEFPGGYGWIFPRDGKEVNIGFVLAKDVKPGMPLREKLKHFISSHYPDAKIKAIYGGMIACGQSNRPLAKCGLFKAGDAASCVNPMSRSGIVEALLSGKITAEAVHEWLNATDETSRNRVEASVLDRWMAALGKTHLQIAKAKSDFAKVKDEQFDKAAESLSKLPREKQTLFRIFWAVLWSCPSLIWKMRSFLH; via the coding sequence ATGACTTGTTTTCGTTCAAATTCTTACAAAGTGGTGATCTGCGGGGCGGGTCCTGCCGGTCTTATGGCTGCATTCCAGCTAGGAAAAATGACAGGCAGTGCCGGACGAATCCTTCTTTTGGACAAAAAAGAACCTTGGAAAGAGCCCATCTTTTGTGCCGAAGCTGTATCGACCCATCGTTTGAACGAGTTGTGGCCTATAGACGAATCCTGGGTGCGAGGAAGCCTTTCGGGCATCTATTTTACGTCGCCCAAGGGTTACAAGGCTGAATTTTACAGCAAGGATTGCGGACAATTGCTTGACCGCTCGAAGTTCCACCATGCGATTGCCGATGCATGCGTTGCTGCGGGCGTGGAATGTCACTTTGATGCGCTCATCAAAAGCATTGAAAAGGCCGAAAATGGCTGGAATCTGAATGTCCAGGTGGGCGATGAAACGTTCGCGGTTTCGGCGGAGGCAGTTATTGACGCCAGTGGCCCAGGTTGCCGCCTCACTCGTGGAATCCCGTGCCTTGAAGGAATTGAATCGGGCGATACGGATTTGGAACCCGGCATTTTTGCTGTGGCCGAAGGGATAGAGCATAAGCGCGACCATATCGACCTGTTCTATGGTAGTGAGTTCCCGGGCGGTTATGGCTGGATTTTCCCGCGAGATGGCAAGGAAGTGAATATCGGTTTTGTGCTTGCGAAAGATGTCAAACCGGGAATGCCGTTGCGCGAAAAACTCAAGCACTTTATCTCCTCGCATTATCCAGATGCAAAAATCAAGGCTATCTACGGTGGAATGATTGCCTGTGGGCAGTCAAACAGGCCGCTTGCCAAGTGTGGTCTCTTTAAGGCGGGTGATGCGGCTAGCTGCGTGAACCCAATGAGCCGTTCAGGTATTGTAGAAGCGCTTTTGAGCGGAAAGATTACGGCGGAAGCTGTCCATGAATGGCTGAATGCGACCGATGAAACATCGCGGAATCGCGTTGAAGCGTCCGTTTTGGATCGCTGGATGGCCGCTCTCGGAAAGACTCATTTGCAGATTGCGAAGGCAAAGTCCGATTTTGCGAAGGTCAAGGATGAACAATTTGACAAGGCCGCTGAGAGCCTCTCGAAACTCCCGCGCGAAAAGCAGACTCTTTTTAGAATTTTCTGGGCAGTGCTGTGGTCTTGCCCGTCTTTAATTTGGAAAATGCGTTCTTTTTTGCATTGA
- a CDS encoding MFS transporter, which produces MQLGLFIHFQRWITFNSEGTRFFWLSLLLQFAMFSPSIIMMHVASYFAGRFPKSKVMGWTSIGMAISVLLIAFFFGERLDFGAFALLFLYGIFLAIFSPAKIGLMKEITDGNDLVRINAKHLIFMALGITIISFLTFDYSPNDSSTISYTLLPFILSAVGLVAAISSFCIRICKQNKFVKLRSPMRNFSSTWSNPMLKLSMLGIAAFWSVTQFLIMISQNMTGTQSTTLFQWTFIFTGIGYIIGAISAAKSSKNFVETGLIPLAAIASSITMIMTPFINNQYVLAFLYAFIAFWAGSAFVILRTVIQNVTRPDTSGRIHAVSFMIQMSFLFILLGFQVILFLMTELSLHKQLFFLAVILALTFVFTLKRTPMTLLRAGLRFAFSYVFRYKVKVHGIQNMPESGPLLLVGPHYSFIDWAVLQMASPRPLLIASNRNTFADWYLRWFAHGKSVIDINRRDPSEAMKKIHEALLKGEAVVIFPEGEVSKTPFVSKFSLDYTKAIEGTEAQIVPFYIQGLWGSRYSHASECVNRPQYFNRVISVGFGKALPATTPENVIRKDLQNLGTDIWNMAMDHSASIIPLWYRAMRKRRSRPILIDPAGRHVNGYEMIRLCHHFSKKIKSLTKNDQNVGFMLPTSRDAALGIMSILGCGKTTVNLNYTSPVDTLIGCIDKAELSTIVTSRAFFDKLCGKNSDFKQLAEKCQMFYIDEEEQKISTFCRLLESFIVLTFPKKLLRDLWFTTAKLSDDAVILFSSGSEGTPKGVELTHKNVISNAQQGDHVIRLCRTDVMTSLLPLFHSFGFTMTFMMPLLDGVPMVLCPDPTDIKTLARVCAEYKATILMGTPTFLRAIAINRWVHPMCLDSLRYVIAGAEKLRPEMRETFKLKFGKDIYEGYGCTELTPLATLNAPNVLLDDFLTMEKCSDPSSIGMVVPGSTGAIINPETNEFLAPGEEGMLVITGPQVMKGYLRDEAKTDAVIFEVDGRRWYKTGDKCTITEDGFVKILGRYSRFAKLGGEMISLTAVELRIAETGIMGEHEFAITAVPDSVKGERIVLLVKGDEALDTEEISRSLRKSGIPPLMQPGSVFCVEAIPKLGSGKWDFNGMKKLATELVEKK; this is translated from the coding sequence ATGCAACTGGGTTTATTCATCCACTTTCAACGTTGGATAACCTTCAACTCCGAAGGCACACGATTCTTCTGGCTGAGCCTTTTACTCCAGTTCGCCATGTTCTCGCCGAGCATCATCATGATGCATGTCGCAAGCTACTTCGCAGGCCGCTTCCCCAAGAGCAAGGTCATGGGCTGGACCTCCATCGGCATGGCAATTTCCGTTTTGCTGATTGCATTCTTCTTTGGCGAAAGGCTCGACTTCGGTGCATTTGCGCTATTGTTCCTCTACGGCATCTTCCTTGCGATTTTCAGCCCTGCAAAAATCGGCCTCATGAAAGAAATCACCGACGGGAACGACCTCGTGAGGATCAACGCCAAGCATTTGATTTTCATGGCGCTCGGCATCACGATTATATCCTTCCTCACGTTTGACTACAGCCCGAACGACAGCTCGACAATCAGCTACACACTGCTTCCGTTTATCCTCTCGGCTGTTGGCCTTGTTGCCGCGATTTCGTCTTTCTGCATCCGCATCTGCAAGCAGAACAAGTTCGTGAAGCTTCGCTCTCCCATGCGCAATTTTTCTTCGACCTGGTCGAACCCGATGCTCAAGCTCTCGATGCTCGGCATTGCTGCATTCTGGAGCGTGACGCAATTCCTCATCATGATTTCGCAGAACATGACAGGCACGCAGAGCACAACGCTTTTCCAGTGGACGTTCATCTTTACAGGAATCGGCTACATCATTGGCGCCATCAGTGCCGCAAAGTCTTCCAAGAACTTCGTGGAAACAGGCCTTATCCCGCTTGCCGCCATTGCGTCTTCCATCACGATGATTATGACGCCATTCATCAATAACCAGTACGTCCTTGCGTTCCTCTACGCATTCATCGCCTTCTGGGCAGGCTCCGCATTCGTCATCCTCCGCACGGTCATCCAAAACGTCACACGCCCAGACACATCTGGCCGCATCCACGCCGTTTCGTTCATGATTCAGATGAGCTTCCTGTTCATCTTACTTGGCTTCCAGGTCATCCTCTTCCTCATGACCGAACTCAGCCTCCACAAACAGCTATTCTTCCTCGCTGTGATCCTCGCCCTCACGTTCGTGTTCACGCTCAAGCGCACCCCGATGACGCTCCTCCGCGCTGGGCTCCGCTTTGCATTCTCATACGTGTTCCGCTATAAGGTCAAGGTCCACGGCATCCAGAATATGCCCGAATCTGGTCCGCTCCTTTTGGTAGGCCCGCACTACAGCTTTATTGACTGGGCCGTGCTCCAGATGGCAAGCCCGCGCCCGCTTCTCATCGCAAGTAACCGCAACACCTTTGCCGACTGGTATTTGCGCTGGTTCGCACACGGCAAGTCCGTCATCGACATCAACCGCCGCGACCCAAGTGAAGCGATGAAAAAAATCCACGAAGCGCTCCTCAAGGGCGAAGCCGTCGTCATCTTCCCCGAAGGCGAAGTATCAAAGACTCCATTTGTATCCAAGTTCTCGCTCGATTACACAAAGGCTATTGAAGGCACCGAAGCCCAAATCGTCCCGTTCTACATACAAGGTCTTTGGGGCAGCCGCTACAGCCACGCCTCCGAATGTGTGAACCGCCCGCAGTATTTCAACCGAGTCATCAGCGTAGGTTTCGGCAAGGCTCTCCCCGCCACCACGCCCGAAAACGTGATCCGCAAGGACTTGCAGAACCTGGGAACCGACATCTGGAACATGGCGATGGACCATTCCGCAAGTATCATCCCGCTCTGGTACCGCGCGATGCGCAAGCGCCGTTCCCGCCCAATCTTGATTGACCCTGCCGGCCGCCACGTGAATGGTTACGAGATGATCCGCCTCTGCCACCACTTCAGCAAGAAAATCAAATCGCTCACCAAGAACGACCAGAACGTAGGCTTCATGCTCCCCACGAGCCGCGACGCCGCTCTCGGCATTATGTCTATTCTCGGCTGCGGAAAGACGACCGTCAACCTGAACTACACCTCGCCTGTAGACACGCTCATTGGTTGCATCGACAAGGCTGAACTTTCGACAATTGTCACGTCCCGAGCCTTCTTTGACAAGCTCTGCGGCAAGAACTCCGACTTCAAGCAGCTTGCCGAAAAATGCCAGATGTTCTACATCGACGAAGAAGAACAGAAAATCAGCACATTCTGCCGTCTGCTCGAATCGTTCATCGTCTTAACGTTCCCCAAGAAACTTTTGAGAGACCTCTGGTTCACGACCGCAAAGCTGAGCGACGATGCTGTTATCTTGTTCAGCTCCGGTTCTGAAGGTACACCGAAGGGTGTAGAACTCACGCACAAGAACGTGATTTCCAACGCCCAGCAAGGAGACCACGTCATCAGGCTTTGCCGCACCGACGTGATGACATCGCTCCTCCCGCTGTTCCATTCGTTTGGCTTTACGATGACATTCATGATGCCGCTTTTGGACGGTGTGCCGATGGTGCTCTGCCCCGACCCGACTGACATCAAGACGCTTGCTCGCGTGTGTGCCGAATACAAGGCGACCATCCTCATGGGCACCCCGACATTCCTCCGCGCCATCGCCATCAACCGCTGGGTCCACCCGATGTGCCTCGACTCTTTGCGCTACGTGATTGCCGGTGCAGAAAAGCTCCGCCCCGAAATGCGCGAGACCTTCAAGCTCAAGTTCGGCAAGGACATTTACGAAGGCTACGGCTGTACGGAACTCACGCCGCTTGCAACGCTCAACGCCCCGAACGTACTTTTGGACGACTTCTTGACGATGGAAAAATGCAGTGACCCATCGAGCATCGGCATGGTCGTCCCGGGTTCTACAGGTGCCATTATTAACCCCGAGACAAACGAATTCTTGGCTCCGGGTGAAGAAGGCATGCTCGTCATCACAGGCCCGCAAGTGATGAAGGGTTACCTCCGCGATGAAGCTAAAACTGATGCCGTCATTTTTGAAGTCGATGGGCGTCGCTGGTACAAGACCGGAGACAAGTGTACCATCACCGAAGACGGCTTCGTCAAGATTCTCGGCCGCTACAGCCGCTTTGCAAAGCTCGGTGGTGAAATGATTTCGCTTACCGCTGTGGAACTCCGCATTGCAGAAACAGGCATCATGGGAGAACACGAATTTGCCATTACCGCCGTTCCGGATTCTGTGAAGGGCGAACGCATCGTGCTCCTCGTCAAAGGCGACGAAGCTCTCGATACCGAAGAAATCTCAAGAAGTTTGCGCAAGTCAGGCATTCCGCCACTCATGCAACCGGGTTCCGTGTTCTGCGTCGAAGCCATCCCGAAGCTCGGCAGTGGCAAGTGGGACTTCAACGGAATGAAGAAGCTCGCCACGGAATTAGTCGAGAAGAAGTAA